In Lapillicoccus jejuensis, the DNA window GTGCCGCGCTGACATCGGCGAGGATCGTGGGGTGGCCTTCGCCTACGACAACCTCAGCCACCGCCCGTCCGGCCCGTTCCTGCGCGCCGCCTCGGCGGTGCTCCCGGGCGTGCGCGCCGTGCAGGACCAGGTGGCGCCGTACGCCGCGTGGTGGCGCGAGCACAACGCGCGCGCGGCCTCGGGCGACGGGCCGCTGTGGGTGGCGATCGGGGACTCGATGACCCAGGGCATCGGCGCGAGCGCCCCCGATCGCGGCTGGGCCGGGCAGCTGAGCGCCGAGCTGTCCCGCGACGGGTGGCCCCACCGGCTGGTCAACCTCGCCGTGACGGGGGCGCGTGTGCAGGACGTCCTCGACCGGCAGCTGCCCGCCCTCGACGGCCTGAGGGCCGAGCAGGACGTCGCCCTCGTCACCGTGATGGTCGGCTCGAACGACCTCGTCCGGCGCGAGTACCGCGAGGGGCTCGTCGCCCGGTTCGAGGCGCTGCTCCCGCGGCTGCCCCGGGGCGCGGTCGTCGCGACCCTGCCCAACCCGCGGCGCGAGGTCGCGGTCGTCGACGCGATGCTGCGCGAGCGCGCCGCCACCGGCGACGTCGTCCTCGCCGACCTGCGCAGCGAGGGCCCGCACTCCTGGCGCGGCCGGCTGGCGCCGGACTTCTTCCACCCCAACGACCTCGGGTACGGCGAGATGGCGCAGGTCGTCCGTCGCGCCGTGGACGCCACCGGGGTGACGAGGACCGTGTCGTGAGCAGCCGTGTCGTGAGAAGCCGCTTCCACGGACGGATCGCGGGGGTGGGGACGACCAGCGGCACCCGCCTCGTCGTCGGCCACTGGCGGCGCACGCCGCTCGGGCCGTTCAGCGACGTCATGCTCGAGTCGGCCGCCGGTCACCGGGTGCTGCTGGCCCCCTCGGACGCCGTGGTCGGGGTGGTCGAGGCGACGTACGTCTTCGACGAGGTGCGCCGCGAGCCGGTCGAGGTCGACACCGGCCCGGGACCGGACGGGGAGCGGTGGCGGGTGACGAGCCCGTCGCTCGAGCTGACGTTCGACGTCGGCGGTCGGGCCGCCCTGGGCGTGCTGCTGCGCCTCGTCCCGGAGGCGCTCGCGACGAGCCCGCGGTGGGCCGAGGTCGTCGACCCGGTCGCGCGGGTGGTCCTGCGCGGGGTGCGCACCCGCGGCGTCGCCCGCCCCGGCCGCCGCGAGTGGTACGGCGCCACCGACCTGCACCGGGTGCGCTCGGCCTACGGGCGCTTCGACGGGCAGGACCTCGGCGCGCTCGCTCCCGTGGACCCGCCGTGCCGGTTCGGCTTCTCCTCGACCCCGCGCACCCCGTCGGTGACGAGCGTCGTCACGACGATCGAGGAGGGCTAGGCCGCGCGCACCGGCCCCGCCCGGACCGTGTCGAGCATCTGCGAGGGGGTCGCGGGCGGCAGGAACTCGAGCCACCACGTGGCCCCGCCGTCCCGCGCCGCCTCGACCGCCGCCCGCT includes these proteins:
- a CDS encoding SGNH/GDSL hydrolase family protein, translating into MAFAYDNLSHRPSGPFLRAASAVLPGVRAVQDQVAPYAAWWREHNARAASGDGPLWVAIGDSMTQGIGASAPDRGWAGQLSAELSRDGWPHRLVNLAVTGARVQDVLDRQLPALDGLRAEQDVALVTVMVGSNDLVRREYREGLVARFEALLPRLPRGAVVATLPNPRREVAVVDAMLRERAATGDVVLADLRSEGPHSWRGRLAPDFFHPNDLGYGEMAQVVRRAVDATGVTRTVS